A single genomic interval of Myxocyprinus asiaticus isolate MX2 ecotype Aquarium Trade chromosome 19, UBuf_Myxa_2, whole genome shotgun sequence harbors:
- the LOC127410475 gene encoding piggyBac transposable element-derived protein 4-like has protein sequence MAEISDREDRKPAIILDYNHNKGGVDNLDKVIGTYSCRRITARWPLVIFHNIIDVSSYNAFVIWNKINPTWMPDKRNKRRVFLEQLGKALVTPHIQRRERLPFTAASAVLLKAVQGTESCPDPPEAAAGAGKRRRCQF, from the coding sequence ATGGCTGAGATCAGTGATCGTGAGGACAGGAAGCCAGCCATCATCCTGGACTACAACCACAACAAAGGAGGCGTGGACAACCTGGACAAGGTGATTGGAACTTACAGCTGCAGGAGGATAACTGCCCGCTGGCCCCTGGTCATCTTCCATAACATCATTGATGTGTCCTCATACAATGCCTTCGTGATATGGAACAAGATCAACCCTACCTGGATGCCTGATAAGCGGAACAAGAGGAGGGTGTTCCTGGAGCAGCTGGGAAAGGCACTTGTAACCCCACACATTCAAAGAAGGGAGCGCCTCCCCTTCACAGCAGCCTCTGCAGTGCTTTTGAAAGCTGTTCAGGGGACTGAATCTTGTCCTGATCCACCTGAGGCTGCAGCTGGGGCAGGCAAGAGGAGGAGATGCCAATTCTAA